From the Thermococcus guaymasensis DSM 11113 genome, one window contains:
- a CDS encoding RNA-binding protein: MELKVKHPLSKKEVKAIIREMAEIFGEEIAEKMLSKKDRVEVAEFDKTTEILLVNGKPFFIRRKDLIFPLVIALYELSNEEDLRKWPRRVVVDEGAVPYIINGADVMAAGIVDADENIKEGDFVFVVEEQYGRPLAIGIALMTGKAMKEKPKGKAVKNIHHAKDKIWNITVG, from the coding sequence TAAAGGCCATAATCCGCGAGATGGCCGAGATTTTCGGAGAGGAGATAGCAGAGAAGATGCTGAGCAAGAAGGACCGCGTTGAGGTTGCTGAGTTCGACAAGACCACTGAAATCCTTCTCGTCAATGGAAAGCCATTTTTCATAAGGCGCAAGGACCTGATTTTCCCGCTCGTCATAGCGCTCTATGAGCTGTCCAACGAGGAAGACTTGAGGAAGTGGCCAAGGCGCGTTGTCGTTGATGAAGGAGCCGTTCCATACATCATCAACGGCGCTGATGTTATGGCCGCTGGCATAGTTGACGCCGATGAGAACATCAAAGAGGGGGACTTCGTCTTCGTTGTCGAGGAGCAGTATGGGAGGCCCCTCGCCATCGGAATAGCCCTGATGACCGGTAAGGCAATGAAGGAGAAGCCCAAGGGCAAGGCCGTGAAGAACATCCATCACGCCAAGGATAAAATCTGGAACATCACGGTGGGATGA
- a CDS encoding ParA family protein — protein MAVVISVANQKGGVGKTTLTLNLGYGLARAGKKVLLIDVDPQFNLTFGLIGMNVMKYETNNVGTLMTRESSVEDTIVEVSPNLHLIPSHLNLSAKEIEIINAYNRERRLVKAIAPVLPDYDYVLIDNPPSMGIFLVNSLTASDYVLIPLELSYFGVIGMQLMFNLMAMIRNETNENLTLMGLVPNKFTRQTKVPQTRLNELKEAYPNVPILTTIPKAIALEKAQGDGVSIFDYEPDGRAARAFEKLTKEVISIAEGG, from the coding sequence ATGGCCGTTGTAATCAGCGTGGCCAACCAGAAGGGAGGGGTCGGAAAAACGACCCTCACCTTAAACCTCGGATACGGCCTTGCAAGGGCCGGCAAAAAAGTTCTTCTGATAGACGTGGACCCTCAGTTCAACCTCACGTTCGGTCTCATAGGTATGAATGTTATGAAATACGAAACCAACAACGTAGGAACCCTGATGACCAGGGAGAGCAGCGTTGAAGATACAATAGTTGAAGTATCCCCAAACCTCCACCTCATACCGAGCCACCTAAACCTCTCTGCCAAGGAAATTGAGATTATAAATGCATACAACCGCGAAAGACGGCTTGTAAAGGCAATAGCCCCGGTTCTTCCGGACTATGACTACGTCCTCATAGACAACCCGCCAAGCATGGGAATATTTCTCGTCAACTCACTAACGGCTTCAGACTACGTTCTCATTCCCCTCGAACTCAGCTACTTCGGCGTCATCGGAATGCAGCTTATGTTCAATTTAATGGCGATGATAAGGAACGAGACCAATGAAAACCTTACCCTAATGGGGCTCGTGCCCAACAAATTCACACGCCAGACCAAGGTCCCTCAGACGAGGCTTAACGAACTCAAAGAAGCTTACCCCAATGTTCCGATTCTAACGACTATCCCCAAGGCCATAGCCCTTGAGAAGGCCCAAGGGGATGGTGTGAGCATCTTCGATTATGAACCAGATGGGCGCGCCGCCCGGGCGTTTGAGAAGCTGACTAAAGAGGTGATTTCAATTGCCGAGGGAGGGTAA
- a CDS encoding ribbon-helix-helix domain-containing protein, whose translation MTKMRIISVQVPQSYVNAMDQLVKRGLYPNRSEVIRAALREFLKKEMNTEIQVDEVPEYVIK comes from the coding sequence ATGACAAAGATGCGCATCATAAGCGTCCAAGTGCCACAGAGCTATGTCAATGCAATGGATCAGCTTGTTAAGCGCGGTCTTTATCCAAACAGAAGTGAGGTCATTAGGGCTGCACTCAGGGAGTTCCTCAAAAAAGAGATGAACACAGAAATTCAGGTGGACGAGGTTCCTGAATATGTAATTAAATAA
- the cgi121 gene encoding KEOPS complex subunit Cgi121 yields the protein MKCVEVIPVEVENVDEVISRIGGNVQIVTAPCYEAVVHAVILAIRAFERGTNHAKTLGGELLLRLSGKLQIRDAINENGVKRGLNYLVLFGEKDPEPILRELGLRKAEAVHCDPEKLKPLMERSALVEVL from the coding sequence ATGAAGTGCGTTGAGGTAATTCCGGTGGAAGTGGAGAATGTCGATGAAGTGATATCCCGGATTGGGGGAAACGTCCAGATAGTCACCGCTCCATGCTACGAAGCCGTTGTTCATGCGGTAATCCTTGCGATCAGGGCGTTTGAACGGGGAACCAACCACGCCAAAACTCTTGGAGGGGAGCTGTTGCTCAGGCTCTCGGGCAAGCTCCAGATAAGGGATGCGATTAACGAGAACGGCGTGAAGAGAGGTCTCAACTACCTCGTCCTCTTCGGGGAAAAAGATCCCGAGCCAATACTAAGGGAGCTCGGACTGAGAAAAGCTGAAGCCGTTCATTGCGACCCTGAGAAGCTGAAACCTCTAATGGAAAGATCCGCCCTCGTTGAGGTGCTCTAA
- a CDS encoding pyridoxal phosphate-dependent aminotransferase, with protein sequence MRYKKRKYFMAGRINLIQRSKIRELFEKARKMENVISLGIGEPDFDTPEVIKDAAKRALDEGYTHYTPNAGIPEFREAIAEYYREFYKIDIDVDNILVTAGAYEATYLAFESILEEGDDVIIPDPAFVCYVEDAKIAEAGIIRIPLREENRFRIDPDELVELITKRTRMIVMNYPNNPTGATLDKETAKAIAQIAEDYNIYILSDEPYEHFLYEGAKHYPMIKYAPDNTILANSFSKTFAMTGWRLGFTIAPPQVIKDMIKLHAYVIGNVTSFIQIAGITALRDKRSWEAVEHMRRVYAERRKLVLQYLNEMPHIEPFRPKGAFYVWAKIDPELDMSSEDFAGWLLENAGVVVIPGTAFGKQGEGWVRISYATKKEQLIEAMERMKKALEKL encoded by the coding sequence ATGAGATACAAAAAACGGAAGTATTTTATGGCTGGCAGAATCAACCTTATCCAGAGGTCGAAGATTAGAGAACTCTTTGAAAAGGCAAGGAAAATGGAGAACGTCATTTCTCTTGGAATCGGTGAGCCTGATTTCGACACGCCGGAGGTTATAAAGGATGCCGCCAAGAGGGCCTTGGATGAGGGCTACACTCATTACACCCCCAATGCTGGCATCCCAGAGTTTCGGGAAGCCATAGCTGAATACTATCGCGAGTTCTACAAGATTGATATCGACGTTGACAACATACTCGTCACGGCCGGTGCTTATGAAGCCACATATTTGGCCTTTGAGTCCATCCTTGAGGAAGGAGACGATGTTATAATTCCAGATCCTGCATTCGTTTGTTATGTTGAGGACGCAAAGATTGCCGAGGCGGGGATAATTCGCATTCCCCTCAGGGAAGAGAACCGCTTCAGGATCGATCCGGATGAACTCGTTGAGCTGATAACCAAAAGAACCCGGATGATCGTCATGAACTACCCCAACAACCCAACAGGTGCTACCCTCGACAAGGAAACCGCCAAAGCCATCGCCCAGATAGCCGAGGACTACAACATCTACATACTGAGCGATGAACCCTACGAGCACTTCCTGTACGAGGGAGCCAAGCACTATCCTATGATAAAGTACGCTCCGGACAATACCATCCTCGCCAACAGCTTCTCCAAGACTTTCGCCATGACAGGGTGGAGGCTGGGGTTCACCATAGCCCCTCCCCAGGTTATTAAGGACATGATAAAGCTCCACGCCTACGTCATCGGGAACGTCACGTCCTTCATCCAGATCGCGGGCATAACGGCCCTCAGGGATAAGAGGAGCTGGGAAGCCGTGGAGCACATGAGAAGGGTCTATGCAGAAAGAAGGAAGCTCGTCCTCCAGTATCTCAATGAAATGCCACACATTGAACCTTTCAGACCCAAGGGCGCTTTCTACGTATGGGCCAAGATAGACCCTGAGCTCGACATGAGCAGCGAGGACTTTGCCGGGTGGCTCCTTGAGAACGCAGGAGTTGTGGTTATCCCTGGAACTGCCTTTGGAAAACAGGGAGAAGGCTGGGTAAGGATAAGCTATGCAACAAAAAAGGAGCAGTTGATAGAGGCCATGGAGAGGATGAAAAAGGCCCTTGAAAAGCTGTGA
- a CDS encoding adenylyltransferase/cytidyltransferase family protein, with protein sequence MSEPSRGRKIRVLVGGVFDILHVGHIHFLRQAKELGDELVVIVAHDETVKKNKRRNPINPAEDRAELLKAIRYVDEVYIGSPGGIDFKLVKRINPDVIAIGPDQNFNCERLKEELRRHGINAEVIRIPYLYKSDRAKTSKIIRRIIEEFCE encoded by the coding sequence ATGAGTGAACCATCGAGGGGCAGGAAAATCCGCGTTCTTGTCGGTGGCGTCTTTGACATCCTCCACGTCGGCCACATACACTTTTTGAGGCAGGCCAAAGAGCTCGGCGACGAACTCGTGGTTATAGTTGCCCACGACGAGACCGTTAAGAAAAACAAGCGGAGGAACCCGATAAACCCCGCGGAGGACAGGGCCGAGCTCCTGAAGGCAATTAGATACGTCGACGAGGTTTACATAGGTTCGCCCGGAGGAATAGACTTCAAGCTCGTGAAAAGAATAAACCCGGACGTGATAGCAATCGGCCCCGATCAGAACTTCAACTGCGAGAGGCTCAAGGAAGAGCTCAGGAGGCACGGAATAAACGCCGAAGTGATAAGGATTCCCTACCTGTATAAGAGCGACAGGGCTAAGACGAGCAAGATAATAAGGAGAATAATCGAGGAGTTCTGCGAGTGA
- the ftsZ gene encoding cell division protein FtsZ: MVFKLLEQAGIKLDLEEGTEVEKKADFYGEDFDDFIKIAIVGVGGSGNNTITRLYELGVEGAELIAMNTDAQHLSRVKAHKKLLLGREITHGKGSGGDPRIGYKAAEASAHEIAKTVGDVDLVFITAGMGNGTGTGAAPVVAKVIKEHARNSGRFREPLVVSVVTFPFKTEGTLRLEKARAGIKALLQYSDTVIIIENDKLLKLVPNLPISAAFRFADEIIARMVKGITETIKLPSMVNIDFADVYSVMKDGGAALIGIGESDSKNRAVEAVKAALENKMLDVKFGSGNKALVHFTVGPDVNLGEINEAMEVVYNNLGAKSEIKWGARVDEDMGKVVRAMVIMTGVESPHILGGETALTTRSDSVVLPEEPKPFPFTDKATKPSKDLYAILSGNDKPEKKGDDEYRKRIEKILEGIEEL, encoded by the coding sequence ATGGTGTTTAAACTCTTGGAGCAGGCCGGAATAAAGCTTGATCTTGAAGAGGGGACAGAAGTAGAGAAGAAAGCAGACTTTTATGGCGAGGATTTCGACGATTTCATAAAAATAGCCATCGTCGGTGTTGGTGGTTCTGGTAACAACACGATAACCAGACTCTATGAGCTTGGTGTCGAGGGAGCCGAGCTCATAGCCATGAACACAGATGCTCAGCACCTCTCCAGGGTGAAGGCCCACAAAAAGCTCCTTCTCGGAAGGGAGATAACTCATGGAAAGGGTTCAGGTGGGGATCCACGCATAGGGTACAAAGCCGCGGAGGCGAGTGCCCACGAGATAGCAAAGACCGTTGGGGATGTGGATCTAGTCTTCATAACTGCGGGGATGGGCAACGGAACCGGTACTGGAGCCGCCCCGGTGGTTGCAAAGGTTATAAAGGAGCACGCCAGGAACAGCGGCCGTTTCCGCGAGCCCCTTGTTGTGAGCGTTGTGACGTTTCCCTTCAAGACTGAGGGCACTCTCCGCCTTGAGAAGGCCAGGGCTGGTATCAAGGCCCTGCTCCAGTACTCAGACACCGTGATCATCATAGAAAACGACAAGCTCCTTAAGCTTGTCCCCAACCTGCCAATAAGCGCCGCATTCCGCTTCGCGGACGAGATAATAGCAAGGATGGTTAAGGGGATAACAGAGACTATAAAGCTCCCGTCCATGGTAAACATCGACTTCGCCGACGTTTACAGCGTTATGAAGGACGGAGGAGCCGCACTCATAGGTATCGGTGAGAGCGACTCCAAGAACAGGGCCGTTGAGGCCGTCAAAGCTGCCCTCGAGAATAAGATGCTCGATGTTAAATTCGGCAGCGGCAACAAGGCCCTCGTCCACTTCACCGTTGGCCCGGACGTCAATCTCGGCGAAATAAACGAAGCTATGGAAGTTGTTTACAATAACCTTGGAGCCAAATCCGAAATCAAGTGGGGTGCCAGGGTAGATGAAGACATGGGTAAAGTTGTGAGGGCAATGGTAATTATGACCGGCGTCGAGAGTCCTCACATACTTGGTGGCGAGACGGCTTTAACGACTAGGTCTGACTCAGTTGTTTTACCCGAGGAGCCCAAGCCCTTCCCGTTCACAGACAAAGCCACAAAGCCTTCAAAAGACCTCTACGCTATACTCTCCGGCAACGACAAACCTGAAAAGAAGGGTGACGACGAATACAGGAAGCGCATTGAGAAGATCCTCGAAGGTATCGAGGAGCTTTGA